One region of Sulfurisphaera ohwakuensis genomic DNA includes:
- the pyrI gene encoding aspartate carbamoyltransferase regulatory subunit, with the protein METVNKKELIVSKIKNGTVIDHIPAGRALAVLRILKIAEGYRIALVMNVESKKMGKKDIVKIENKEVDEKEANLITLIAPTATINIIRDYEVVEKKKLKIPDVVKGLLKCTNLMCITNNDVEAMPEFKKISEKPLKMKCVYCDTVIDENEILKQILGSKS; encoded by the coding sequence ATGGAGACCGTTAATAAAAAAGAACTAATAGTAAGTAAAATTAAAAATGGCACAGTAATAGACCACATACCGGCAGGAAGAGCTTTAGCTGTACTTAGAATATTAAAAATTGCAGAAGGTTATAGAATAGCTCTGGTTATGAATGTAGAAAGCAAAAAGATGGGTAAGAAAGATATTGTAAAGATCGAGAATAAAGAGGTAGATGAAAAAGAAGCTAACCTAATAACGTTAATAGCACCTACTGCTACAATAAACATAATTAGAGATTACGAGGTAGTTGAGAAAAAGAAACTAAAGATACCAGATGTTGTTAAAGGTCTCCTAAAATGTACTAACTTAATGTGCATTACCAACAATGATGTTGAGGCAATGCCAGAATTTAAGAAAATAAGTGAAAAACCGTTAAAAATGAAATGCGTATACTGTGATACAGTAATAGACGAAAATGAAATTCTAAAACAAATTTTGGGTAGCAAAAGTTGA
- the pyrB gene encoding aspartate carbamoyltransferase yields MKDIISVYDFSKSDFDELFELTDKLRNMPIFPKILKEKTVALAFFEPSTRTYLSFSKAAINLGASTIGFSGEEGTSIAKGENLADTIRMLNNYADMIVIRHKFDGAAKFASEISEIPVINAGDGKHEHPTQTVIDFYTIYRNFKNIDGLTFGLMGDLRYARVVNSFLRALTRFKPKKVYLISPPQLSARKEILEELNYPYREVIDYNEVIEEIDVLYVTRIQKERFPDESEYEKVKESYVVDMNLVSKMRKDAIILHALPRVNEISREVDKTPQAKYFEQASYAVPVRMAIFHKIVGE; encoded by the coding sequence GTGAAGGATATAATATCAGTATATGATTTTTCAAAAAGCGATTTTGATGAATTATTCGAATTGACTGATAAATTACGAAATATGCCAATATTTCCAAAAATATTGAAAGAGAAAACTGTAGCATTAGCATTCTTTGAACCTAGTACTAGAACGTATTTAAGCTTTAGTAAAGCAGCAATAAACCTAGGAGCATCAACTATAGGATTTTCTGGAGAGGAAGGCACTTCTATTGCAAAGGGAGAAAATCTAGCTGATACAATTAGAATGCTAAACAATTATGCTGATATGATAGTGATTAGACATAAATTCGATGGAGCAGCAAAATTTGCTTCAGAAATTTCAGAAATACCCGTGATTAACGCAGGGGATGGGAAACATGAACATCCAACACAGACAGTTATAGATTTTTACACAATTTATAGAAATTTCAAAAACATAGACGGTTTAACATTCGGCTTAATGGGAGATCTTAGGTATGCTAGAGTAGTTAATAGCTTTTTAAGAGCACTAACAAGATTTAAGCCAAAAAAAGTTTACTTGATCTCTCCTCCACAATTATCTGCTAGAAAAGAAATATTAGAAGAATTGAATTATCCTTACAGAGAAGTTATTGATTATAATGAGGTTATTGAAGAGATAGATGTGCTGTATGTTACTAGAATTCAAAAAGAGAGATTCCCAGATGAAAGTGAGTATGAAAAAGTTAAGGAAAGTTATGTGGTAGACATGAATTTAGTATCCAAAATGAGGAAAGATGCAATAATTTTACACGCATTGCCTAGAGTCAACGAGATTAGTAGAGAAGTAGATAAGACTCCTCAAGCTAAGTATTTTGAGCAAGCTTCTTACGCTGTTCCAGTAAGAATGGCAATCTTCCATAAGATTGTAGGTGAATAA